Proteins encoded by one window of Antechinus flavipes isolate AdamAnt ecotype Samford, QLD, Australia chromosome 4, AdamAnt_v2, whole genome shotgun sequence:
- the FLOT2 gene encoding flotillin-2 isoform X1, with the protein MGNCYTVGPNEALVVSGGCFSPDAKKYVFGGWAWAWWFVSDTQRISLEIMTLQPRCEDVETAEGVALTVTGVAQVKIMTENELLAVACEQFLGKNVHDIKNVVLQTLEGHLRSILGTLTVEQIYQDRDQFAKLVREVAAPDVGRMGIEILSFTIKDVYDKVNYLSSLGKSQTAQVQRDADIGVAEAERDAGIREAECKKEMLDMKFLADTYIADSKRSFELKKSAFTEEVSIKTAEAQLAYELQAAKEQQKIRQEELEIEVVQRKKQIDVEEQEILRTTKELVSTIRQPSEAEAHRIQQIAEGEKVKKVLLAQAEAEKIRKIGEAEAMVIEALGKAEAERMKLKAEAYQLYGHAAKLALVLDALPAIAAKVSAPLTKVDEVVVLSGDNSKVTGEVTRLLAELPASVHALTGVDLSKIPLVQKATGTQG; encoded by the exons GATTTCACTAGAGATAATGACGTTGCAGCCCCGTTGTGAGGACGTAGAGACGGCCGAGGGGGTAGCTTTAACTGTGACGGGTGTCGCCCAG GTGAAAATCATGACGGAGAATGAGCTGTTGGCTGTGGCCTGCGAGCAGTTCCTGGGGAAAAATGTTCATGACATCAAGAATGTGGTTCTGCAGACCCTGGAGGGCCACCTCCGGTCCATCTTAG GGACCCTGACTGTGGAGCAGATCTACCAGGACCGGGACCAGTTTGCCAAGCTGGTGAGGGAAGTGGCCGCCCCCGACGTGGGTCGCATGGGGATCGAGATCCTCAGCTTTACCATCAAG GATGTGTACGACAAAGTGAATTACCTGAGCTCCCTGGGAAAGTCGCAGACGGCCCAGGTCCAGAGAGACGCCGACATTGGAGTGGCCGAGGCGGAACGGGACGCGGGCATCAGG GAAGCTGAGTGCAAGAAGGAAATGTTGGATATGAAGTTCCTGGCGGACACGTACATCGCCGACTCCAAACGCTCCTTTGAGCTGAAGAAGTCGGCCTTCACCGAGGAAGTCAGCATCAAG ACCGCGGAGGCCCAACTGGCCTACGAGCTGCAAGCCGCCAAGGAGCAGCAGAAGATCCGGCAGGAGGAGCTGGAGATCGAGGTCGTGCAGAGGAAGAAGCAGATCGACGTGGAGGAGCAGGAGATCCTGCGCACCACCAAGGAGCTCGTGTCCACCATCCGGCAGCCCTCGGAGGCCGAGGCCCACCGCATACAGCAGATCGCCGAGGGAGAGAA gGTGAAGAAGGTGCTCCTGGCCCAGGCAGAGGCCGAGAAGATTCGCAAGATCGGGGAGGCCGAGGCGATGGTGATCGAGGCCCTGGGCAAGGCCGAGGCCGAGCGCATGAAGCTCAAGGCCGAGGCCTACCAGCTGTACGGCCACGCCGCCAAGCTGGCGCTGGTGCTCGACGCCCTCCCCGCG ATCGCTGCCAAAGTGTCCGCCCCTCTGACCAAAGTCGACGAGGTCGTGGTGCTCAGTGGGGACAACAGCAAGGTGACCGGCGAAGTGACTCGCCTGCTGGCAGAGCTGCCGGCTTCCGTGCACGCCCTCACTGGGGTGGACTTGTCCAAG ATCCCTCTGGTCCAGAAAGCCACCGGCACACAGGGGTGA
- the FLOT2 gene encoding flotillin-2 isoform X3, producing MTLQPRCEDVETAEGVALTVTGVAQVKIMTENELLAVACEQFLGKNVHDIKNVVLQTLEGHLRSILGTLTVEQIYQDRDQFAKLVREVAAPDVGRMGIEILSFTIKDVYDKVNYLSSLGKSQTAQVQRDADIGVAEAERDAGIREAECKKEMLDMKFLADTYIADSKRSFELKKSAFTEEVSIKTAEAQLAYELQAAKEQQKIRQEELEIEVVQRKKQIDVEEQEILRTTKELVSTIRQPSEAEAHRIQQIAEGEKVKKVLLAQAEAEKIRKIGEAEAMVIEALGKAEAERMKLKAEAYQLYGHAAKLALVLDALPAIAAKVSAPLTKVDEVVVLSGDNSKVTGEVTRLLAELPASVHALTGVDLSKIPLVQKATGTQG from the exons ATGACGTTGCAGCCCCGTTGTGAGGACGTAGAGACGGCCGAGGGGGTAGCTTTAACTGTGACGGGTGTCGCCCAG GTGAAAATCATGACGGAGAATGAGCTGTTGGCTGTGGCCTGCGAGCAGTTCCTGGGGAAAAATGTTCATGACATCAAGAATGTGGTTCTGCAGACCCTGGAGGGCCACCTCCGGTCCATCTTAG GGACCCTGACTGTGGAGCAGATCTACCAGGACCGGGACCAGTTTGCCAAGCTGGTGAGGGAAGTGGCCGCCCCCGACGTGGGTCGCATGGGGATCGAGATCCTCAGCTTTACCATCAAG GATGTGTACGACAAAGTGAATTACCTGAGCTCCCTGGGAAAGTCGCAGACGGCCCAGGTCCAGAGAGACGCCGACATTGGAGTGGCCGAGGCGGAACGGGACGCGGGCATCAGG GAAGCTGAGTGCAAGAAGGAAATGTTGGATATGAAGTTCCTGGCGGACACGTACATCGCCGACTCCAAACGCTCCTTTGAGCTGAAGAAGTCGGCCTTCACCGAGGAAGTCAGCATCAAG ACCGCGGAGGCCCAACTGGCCTACGAGCTGCAAGCCGCCAAGGAGCAGCAGAAGATCCGGCAGGAGGAGCTGGAGATCGAGGTCGTGCAGAGGAAGAAGCAGATCGACGTGGAGGAGCAGGAGATCCTGCGCACCACCAAGGAGCTCGTGTCCACCATCCGGCAGCCCTCGGAGGCCGAGGCCCACCGCATACAGCAGATCGCCGAGGGAGAGAA gGTGAAGAAGGTGCTCCTGGCCCAGGCAGAGGCCGAGAAGATTCGCAAGATCGGGGAGGCCGAGGCGATGGTGATCGAGGCCCTGGGCAAGGCCGAGGCCGAGCGCATGAAGCTCAAGGCCGAGGCCTACCAGCTGTACGGCCACGCCGCCAAGCTGGCGCTGGTGCTCGACGCCCTCCCCGCG ATCGCTGCCAAAGTGTCCGCCCCTCTGACCAAAGTCGACGAGGTCGTGGTGCTCAGTGGGGACAACAGCAAGGTGACCGGCGAAGTGACTCGCCTGCTGGCAGAGCTGCCGGCTTCCGTGCACGCCCTCACTGGGGTGGACTTGTCCAAG ATCCCTCTGGTCCAGAAAGCCACCGGCACACAGGGGTGA
- the FLOT2 gene encoding flotillin-2 isoform X4, whose translation MGLVVCVRYPEVKIMTENELLAVACEQFLGKNVHDIKNVVLQTLEGHLRSILGTLTVEQIYQDRDQFAKLVREVAAPDVGRMGIEILSFTIKDVYDKVNYLSSLGKSQTAQVQRDADIGVAEAERDAGIREAECKKEMLDMKFLADTYIADSKRSFELKKSAFTEEVSIKTAEAQLAYELQAAKEQQKIRQEELEIEVVQRKKQIDVEEQEILRTTKELVSTIRQPSEAEAHRIQQIAEGEKVKKVLLAQAEAEKIRKIGEAEAMVIEALGKAEAERMKLKAEAYQLYGHAAKLALVLDALPAIAAKVSAPLTKVDEVVVLSGDNSKVTGEVTRLLAELPASVHALTGVDLSKIPLVQKATGTQG comes from the exons GTGAAAATCATGACGGAGAATGAGCTGTTGGCTGTGGCCTGCGAGCAGTTCCTGGGGAAAAATGTTCATGACATCAAGAATGTGGTTCTGCAGACCCTGGAGGGCCACCTCCGGTCCATCTTAG GGACCCTGACTGTGGAGCAGATCTACCAGGACCGGGACCAGTTTGCCAAGCTGGTGAGGGAAGTGGCCGCCCCCGACGTGGGTCGCATGGGGATCGAGATCCTCAGCTTTACCATCAAG GATGTGTACGACAAAGTGAATTACCTGAGCTCCCTGGGAAAGTCGCAGACGGCCCAGGTCCAGAGAGACGCCGACATTGGAGTGGCCGAGGCGGAACGGGACGCGGGCATCAGG GAAGCTGAGTGCAAGAAGGAAATGTTGGATATGAAGTTCCTGGCGGACACGTACATCGCCGACTCCAAACGCTCCTTTGAGCTGAAGAAGTCGGCCTTCACCGAGGAAGTCAGCATCAAG ACCGCGGAGGCCCAACTGGCCTACGAGCTGCAAGCCGCCAAGGAGCAGCAGAAGATCCGGCAGGAGGAGCTGGAGATCGAGGTCGTGCAGAGGAAGAAGCAGATCGACGTGGAGGAGCAGGAGATCCTGCGCACCACCAAGGAGCTCGTGTCCACCATCCGGCAGCCCTCGGAGGCCGAGGCCCACCGCATACAGCAGATCGCCGAGGGAGAGAA gGTGAAGAAGGTGCTCCTGGCCCAGGCAGAGGCCGAGAAGATTCGCAAGATCGGGGAGGCCGAGGCGATGGTGATCGAGGCCCTGGGCAAGGCCGAGGCCGAGCGCATGAAGCTCAAGGCCGAGGCCTACCAGCTGTACGGCCACGCCGCCAAGCTGGCGCTGGTGCTCGACGCCCTCCCCGCG ATCGCTGCCAAAGTGTCCGCCCCTCTGACCAAAGTCGACGAGGTCGTGGTGCTCAGTGGGGACAACAGCAAGGTGACCGGCGAAGTGACTCGCCTGCTGGCAGAGCTGCCGGCTTCCGTGCACGCCCTCACTGGGGTGGACTTGTCCAAG ATCCCTCTGGTCCAGAAAGCCACCGGCACACAGGGGTGA